A portion of the Lampris incognitus isolate fLamInc1 chromosome 9, fLamInc1.hap2, whole genome shotgun sequence genome contains these proteins:
- the LOC130118060 gene encoding phospholipase A2 inhibitor and Ly6/PLAUR domain-containing protein-like isoform X1, which translates to MFIHGKNCTSPNICGAVRVTQYQGESELLDVNKISCFLPDECQEGSVNYGRGRTVISLTCCSADRCNDKHTPKPGVPSANGKKCYVYNDQNITDILSCVGNEDRCVSATVMTEGRKISVKGCASRSMCSGSGSAQMTGVLSDICCCQADLCNSAGGVGVSLLLLVAPMVCFTLLS; encoded by the exons ATGTTCATTCACGGTAAAAACTGCACCAGTCCCAATATATGTGGAGCAGTGAGGGTCACTCAGTACCAGG GGGAGTCTGAACTCCTAGATGTCAATAAGATATCTTGTTTCTTGCCTGATGAGTGTCAAGAGGGCTCAGTCAACTACGGACGGGGCAGGACTGTAATCAGCTTAACATGTTGCTCCGCTGACCGCTGCAACGATAAGCACACCCCAA AGCCCGGCGTGCCTTCTGCTAATGGGAAAAAGTGCTACGTATACAATGACCAAAACATCACTGACATTCTTAGCTGTGTGGGGAATGAAGATCGCTGCGTCTCAGCAACAG TGATGACGGAAGGCAGAAAGATTTCTGTGAAGGGCTGTGCCTCCAGGTCCATGTGTTCTGGTAGTGGTTCAGCACAGATGACAGGAGTCCTAAGTGACATTTGCTGCTGCCAAGCTGACCTGTGCAACAGCGCAGGAGGCGTTGGTGTGAGCCTTCTGCTCCTGGTGGCACCAATGGTCTGTTTTACTCTGTTGTCTTGA
- the LOC130118060 gene encoding phospholipase A2 inhibitor and Ly6/PLAUR domain-containing protein-like isoform X2: MFIHGKNCTSPNICGAVRVTQYQGESELLDVNKISCFLPDECQEGSVNYGRGRTVISLTCCSADRCNDKHTPKPGVPSANGKKCYVYNDQNITDILSCVGNEDRCVSATVMTEGRKISVKGCASRSMCSGSGSAQMTGVLSDICCCQADLCNSAGGVGVSLLLLVAPMML, from the exons ATGTTCATTCACGGTAAAAACTGCACCAGTCCCAATATATGTGGAGCAGTGAGGGTCACTCAGTACCAGG GGGAGTCTGAACTCCTAGATGTCAATAAGATATCTTGTTTCTTGCCTGATGAGTGTCAAGAGGGCTCAGTCAACTACGGACGGGGCAGGACTGTAATCAGCTTAACATGTTGCTCCGCTGACCGCTGCAACGATAAGCACACCCCAA AGCCCGGCGTGCCTTCTGCTAATGGGAAAAAGTGCTACGTATACAATGACCAAAACATCACTGACATTCTTAGCTGTGTGGGGAATGAAGATCGCTGCGTCTCAGCAACAG TGATGACGGAAGGCAGAAAGATTTCTGTGAAGGGCTGTGCCTCCAGGTCCATGTGTTCTGGTAGTGGTTCAGCACAGATGACAGGAGTCCTAAGTGACATTTGCTGCTGCCAAGCTGACCTGTGCAACAGCGCAGGAGGCGTTGGTGTGAGCCTTCTGCTCCTGGTGGCACCAATG